In Limisalsivibrio acetivorans, one genomic interval encodes:
- a CDS encoding TIGR01777 family oxidoreductase, which yields MPLFTFKSDFDAPVKDLFDWHKREGALLRLVPPWESVEMVEKKGGIAEGSSAVFKVKIGPFSKEWKAVHTAYEENRMFRDRMEYGPFKSWEHTHLFEEKGDKSSLEERIEFKLPFNTIAYPFAAPFVKKKLASMFRYRHRVTAGDLQILKKYKPEPMNIVVSGAGGEVGRYLVPFLTTQGHSLKRLVRKEVSSPDEEYWNPIQCRLGDCFPGMDAVIHLAGEPIGRGKWDTAKKKIILESRIEGTRLIAERLASMDNPPKTFITASAIGYYGDRGEEDITEDSPAGEGFIADVCREWEKAAEPAIDKGIRVVFLRIGVALSPSGGALERFLPFYRMGIGAVPGNGEQYLSWISMDDLLGSIAHALYNKDVTGAVNAVSPEPLTMNDFARKFLSVTGFGRRFTIPAPLIRHVFGEMGEEVLLSGAKVYPEKMLDTGYEFRYPHLESALRHLLGKREG from the coding sequence ATGCCCCTGTTTACCTTTAAATCTGATTTTGATGCCCCTGTTAAGGATCTCTTCGACTGGCACAAGCGGGAGGGTGCACTTCTGCGCCTTGTTCCTCCGTGGGAAAGTGTGGAGATGGTAGAGAAGAAGGGGGGGATCGCAGAGGGTTCCTCTGCCGTATTCAAGGTTAAGATAGGCCCTTTCAGCAAGGAGTGGAAGGCTGTCCACACCGCATACGAAGAGAACAGAATGTTCAGGGACAGGATGGAATACGGCCCCTTCAAGTCCTGGGAGCATACCCATTTATTCGAAGAGAAAGGTGATAAAAGCTCCCTTGAGGAGCGGATAGAGTTCAAACTCCCCTTCAACACCATAGCATACCCCTTTGCTGCCCCTTTCGTAAAAAAGAAGCTCGCCTCCATGTTCCGGTACCGTCACAGGGTAACCGCAGGGGATCTGCAGATTCTGAAGAAATATAAACCTGAACCTATGAATATTGTTGTCTCCGGCGCAGGTGGGGAAGTGGGGAGATACCTTGTCCCGTTCCTCACAACCCAGGGGCATTCGCTCAAGAGACTTGTCCGTAAAGAGGTGTCATCCCCCGATGAAGAATACTGGAACCCGATCCAGTGTCGCCTCGGAGACTGCTTTCCGGGCATGGACGCAGTTATTCACCTCGCAGGAGAACCAATAGGCAGAGGTAAATGGGACACAGCGAAGAAGAAGATAATACTTGAGAGCAGAATAGAGGGTACAAGGCTCATCGCCGAAAGGCTCGCCTCCATGGACAACCCTCCGAAGACGTTCATAACCGCCTCCGCCATAGGATATTACGGCGACAGGGGAGAAGAGGATATAACCGAGGACTCCCCCGCTGGAGAAGGCTTTATAGCCGATGTATGCCGTGAATGGGAAAAGGCAGCCGAGCCGGCCATTGATAAGGGTATACGTGTTGTCTTCCTTCGTATAGGTGTTGCGCTCTCACCCTCGGGTGGAGCCCTCGAGAGGTTCCTCCCTTTCTACCGCATGGGGATAGGGGCTGTGCCGGGGAACGGTGAACAGTACCTCAGCTGGATATCCATGGATGATCTGCTCGGGAGCATAGCCCACGCCCTTTATAATAAGGATGTTACTGGTGCGGTGAATGCGGTCTCCCCCGAACCGCTCACCATGAATGATTTTGCACGCAAGTTCTTAAGTGTGACAGGCTTCGGCAGGCGTTTCACTATCCCTGCTCCCCTCATAAGACATGTATTCGGGGAGATGGGGGAAGAGGTTCTCCTATCCGGCGCAAAGGTTTACCCTGAGAAAATGCTGGATACAGGCTATGAATTCCGCTATCCTCATCTTGAATCTGCGCTGAGGCATCTTCTCGGCAAGAGGGAAGGGTAG
- a CDS encoding TolC family protein: MRTGRLSAGIAALLIALSASAEAKRIDYGEARETALDYSRLIKAYEAEAKGAEYRRRQAVGAYLPKINLSETYTSTDEPANAAFSTMAQGEFDMPYFMNQLADPDRIDNFRTKIEVLQPVYMQGKIRYSIKQAKLAGDASNLTTERVRQNIIYNLNRAFFGTALAEKALDVVRTSEKRTRRYYEMTKDFYENGLVVKSDLLVAETYLLMNEQARKDAKKELAVAVSHLQRLLDTDEDLSIIWEDPGYRTDKSLNEYIDTAITERQDLAAMEKHEKAAQYEVDKSKGAYLPEVAVFADYQRNDEEFLGDSGEGVTFGAQLKLNLFNGGADHYKIKENKAKHLAMLHRVADKRLAVKSEVKSAFYGVEAASAQLDAARKRVESTSTALEITENRFREGLAKITELLDREVDLQKAELSLYMSEYQLIISRAGLLYASGELN, translated from the coding sequence ATGCGAACTGGAAGACTGTCAGCAGGCATAGCCGCTCTACTGATTGCTCTCTCCGCCTCTGCCGAGGCCAAAAGGATAGACTACGGCGAAGCCAGAGAAACCGCCCTTGATTACAGCCGCCTCATTAAGGCATATGAGGCTGAGGCAAAGGGTGCGGAGTACCGTCGCAGGCAGGCTGTGGGAGCATATCTGCCCAAGATCAACCTCAGCGAAACCTATACCAGCACCGATGAGCCTGCAAATGCCGCATTCTCAACCATGGCGCAGGGTGAATTCGATATGCCCTATTTCATGAACCAGCTCGCCGATCCGGACAGAATCGATAACTTCCGAACCAAGATCGAAGTTCTCCAGCCCGTTTATATGCAGGGGAAGATACGCTACTCCATTAAGCAGGCAAAGCTTGCTGGAGACGCCTCCAACTTAACGACCGAGCGTGTGCGGCAGAATATAATATATAACCTGAACCGTGCATTCTTTGGTACTGCCCTTGCGGAGAAAGCTCTTGATGTTGTCCGAACCTCCGAGAAGAGAACCAGACGCTACTACGAGATGACAAAGGACTTCTACGAGAACGGCCTTGTTGTGAAGAGCGATCTTCTCGTGGCGGAGACCTATCTGCTCATGAACGAGCAGGCTCGAAAGGATGCCAAAAAGGAGCTTGCTGTGGCTGTGAGCCATCTGCAGAGGCTTCTTGATACCGACGAGGATCTTTCTATCATATGGGAGGATCCGGGCTACAGGACAGATAAATCACTCAATGAATATATAGATACCGCCATTACAGAGAGGCAGGATCTTGCTGCAATGGAAAAGCACGAGAAAGCCGCGCAGTATGAGGTGGATAAGTCCAAGGGGGCATATCTCCCGGAGGTTGCCGTTTTTGCAGACTACCAACGCAACGATGAAGAGTTTCTTGGTGATTCCGGAGAAGGGGTAACCTTCGGAGCACAGCTTAAGCTGAACCTCTTCAACGGCGGTGCCGATCACTATAAGATCAAAGAGAACAAGGCGAAGCATCTCGCCATGCTCCACCGTGTGGCGGATAAGCGTCTTGCCGTTAAATCGGAGGTAAAGTCCGCATTCTACGGTGTCGAAGCCGCCTCCGCACAGCTTGATGCAGCCAGAAAACGTGTGGAGTCCACCTCCACCGCCCTTGAGATCACCGAAAACAGGTTCAGGGAAGGGCTTGCAAAGATCACTGAGCTCCTCGACAGGGAGGTGGATCTCCAGAAGGCTGAGCTTTCCCTTTATATGTCCGAATACCAACTAATTATCAGCAGAGCCGGGCTACTTTACGCCTCCGGCGAGCTGAACTGA
- a CDS encoding efflux RND transporter periplasmic adaptor subunit, which yields MKKLILFLSMIVVAAGCSGGGEKESEKPEARTMKVTLGKAETTSMPASRSFSATVSSDKTAMLIPKVVGYVEAIHVSPGESFEKGDLLVSIKSTELEEKKRFAESAVQEAESGFNQAEIGLRMAEGQLKQAESNFELAKKTYDRYSNLIKNDSVSKQEFDQVESKYEQAKEQVNIVRENVSLAKEKMQQLRLKKQQAEAMLAEVQAYLSYTEIRAPFNGVVLEKLLDTGNLAAPGNPILKIGNNEMVVYAFLNESLINDISVGSRAEITVDSLNFTCSSTVLQISPDIDAATRNFKVKLSGHERFVPGMYAKVSIATGEDSIVTVPENALVQRGQLSVVFVEENMKADMRIVKTGRNFEGVIEILSGVKAGESIVVQNAEALKTGDKLETE from the coding sequence ATGAAAAAGCTGATTCTATTCCTATCGATGATTGTTGTTGCTGCCGGTTGTTCCGGCGGGGGCGAAAAGGAGAGCGAAAAACCTGAAGCCAGAACGATGAAAGTCACCCTCGGTAAGGCAGAGACAACCAGCATGCCCGCCTCACGCTCCTTTTCCGCCACGGTATCCAGTGATAAAACCGCAATGCTCATACCCAAGGTTGTGGGTTATGTGGAGGCTATCCACGTCTCCCCCGGTGAGAGCTTTGAGAAGGGAGATCTGCTCGTAAGCATTAAGAGTACCGAGCTGGAGGAGAAAAAGCGGTTCGCCGAATCCGCCGTTCAGGAGGCTGAAAGCGGGTTTAATCAGGCGGAGATAGGCCTGCGCATGGCGGAAGGTCAGCTTAAGCAGGCCGAATCCAACTTCGAGCTGGCAAAAAAGACCTATGACAGATACTCCAATCTTATAAAAAACGACTCCGTGAGCAAGCAGGAGTTCGATCAGGTGGAATCGAAGTATGAGCAGGCGAAGGAACAGGTTAATATCGTCAGAGAGAACGTGAGCCTTGCCAAGGAAAAGATGCAACAGCTCAGGCTCAAGAAACAGCAGGCGGAGGCTATGCTTGCAGAGGTACAGGCGTATCTCTCATACACTGAAATCAGAGCCCCCTTCAACGGCGTGGTTCTCGAAAAGCTTCTCGATACAGGCAACCTCGCCGCCCCCGGTAACCCGATCCTTAAGATAGGCAACAACGAGATGGTGGTTTACGCCTTCCTCAATGAGAGCCTTATCAATGACATCTCTGTGGGCTCCAGGGCGGAGATAACTGTGGATTCACTCAACTTCACATGCTCAAGCACCGTACTGCAGATAAGCCCCGATATCGATGCGGCCACAAGGAACTTCAAGGTTAAGCTCTCCGGCCACGAGCGTTTTGTTCCCGGCATGTATGCCAAGGTCAGCATCGCCACCGGAGAGGACAGCATCGTTACAGTACCCGAGAACGCCCTTGTTCAGCGAGGACAGCTGAGCGTCGTTTTCGTGGAAGAGAACATGAAGGCGGATATGCGTATAGTAAAGACGGGGCGTAATTTCGAGGGGGTCATCGAGATTCTGAGCGGCGTCAAGGCCGGTGAGAGTATTGTAGTTCAGAATGCAGAGGCGCTTAAAACGGGCGATAAACTGGAGACCGAGTAG
- a CDS encoding transporter substrate-binding domain-containing protein, whose amino-acid sequence MKKYYFYALTALFFLLLTGAVKAKTYSITYSEYAPFYFTSENGDVRGFLPDIWRLWAEKTGNEVVFKTLKWKEGIEAVGRGDIDIHGGLYYTPGRSEILDYSTPFHRESSAVFYRKDKMEPLTPERMAGVRTGVVVSDYAEKGVAQKYPEAEIVRFDAYPEMLREFRTGGVDTIAMEIPAVINYIEKYNLHDVAGILTPYLHTDYYRAAVKKGDSELLNIVNNGLSRISEGEMQGLLQKWMHNSLYTETRIPDSIKVAVAEDIYPFEYRDDKGMPAGILVDYWRLWSSKTGIEVSFELSTWSRSLNNVHEGKAHAHAGLVYTKERDKYLDYGIVMEPTRAAVFSSNPAVKVPLDLGGLTLGALKDDFIIQYLKANHKEISFIEYPRVEDLLKAVQDRHVSFFTLEEDVAAHYMSKDSSKWADIAATSRESVSAVYQPAVKEGYSSLLDEVNRGMKLITNHEKNAIRDRYPSLKDLSQNTLEIAVSSGYPPFSSADVNGRPSGILVDFWKLWSKKTGNRIRFRMSSWSETVEDIRTGKVDIHSALFTSSSRREFIDFSQPVLKVQTRFFYNPFYGKPDSSQTFKGVRVGTVSGSFQHEYLKNNYPEATIVTYSDDLSMVKGAILGEVSLILGEEPVIRTILMKEGVAGSLKPDDRVLFTNHHRAGIAKGNAEMMEVVNEGINLITREELDTIISRWLPYHSETLSNTQLSERFTAKELDFIRRNPVIRVGMDPDWPPFEYRLDNGTFTGMSTGFMEMVTRKTGMIFEPVDADNWQEVIEMGENGELDAYTCALKTPERSRYMDFTEPYLSFPVVIFTGTNHPFVGDLDDLYGSRIGVIRGFAITEMLRDDHPAFNYIEFENLKSLLNALASGQVDAYVGNLASVSYMIKQNGFANIKAAAPTDYRFELRFGARKDWPELISIVQKSLNTISEAEQNEIFNKWISITYERRINREEILRIAVPAGAFLLFIVLTAFFWNRQTRKREERFRQLTYNSADMISVINAEREFMFASSAFFRFTGYSPKELRDKKLDDFLHEDEDSLIRLKLNKISLEEEHSLAFTYRFRKADGSWIICESTAANHLRTPAIGGIILNTRDVTDRVQTEEELRRAKLEAEKATRAKTEFLASMSHEIRTPMNAIQGMAELLNSTELTLEQKRYVQVFNSASDNLLTIVNDILDITKIEAGQVDIVNEEFDIITLGENVCDFFAYKAHDKGLDLSCRIDPELKTHYTGDVQRIRQVLVNLMGNAYKFTQKGEIFINIFKDRDSVAFAVEDTGIGIPPNKLTDIFERFSQVDSSIRKRYGGTGLGLSISKHLAELMGGTIDVRSKQFSGSRFCFSVPLKPASDDLVADRSRLDLSGRSILVVHESPHAGDALVELLSSWGAYAEYVPGIDGALMRIEVLKPDTVLCDSASVHNSEAEAMDTFRSFAGSFRLVALCSSFQCVSDLEVMADLRLNSLSKPVRRGELAALLSDAQSSPYNAEQSYELDSDAKGITLLVVDDSEYNRFVVESYIKDTGWSMDIAENGREAVDMFRNREYDAVLMDMQMPVMDGYTATEEIRRIEQSEGRNPSRVIAMTAYALREDQDKCLSAGCDMYLAKPIRRNELISAVSGSGGIAEEKGAERENMDGNEIYVRVPDDFKEIAPRYLDAVKGKSSEAVEALEKGDYDSIHIIGHSMKGEGSAFGFDKISQYGAEIQFAADNSDHDGVKKATDALIDYLDRVRLL is encoded by the coding sequence ATGAAAAAATATTATTTTTATGCCCTTACAGCTCTGTTTTTCCTGCTTCTAACCGGAGCAGTTAAGGCTAAGACCTACTCCATCACATACTCCGAGTACGCACCCTTCTATTTCACATCGGAAAACGGAGATGTCCGGGGCTTCCTGCCTGATATATGGAGGCTCTGGGCTGAAAAGACGGGTAATGAGGTTGTTTTCAAAACTCTCAAATGGAAGGAGGGGATAGAGGCTGTAGGCAGGGGTGATATCGATATCCACGGCGGCCTGTACTACACTCCGGGACGTTCTGAAATCCTTGATTATTCAACCCCCTTCCACAGGGAGAGCAGTGCTGTCTTCTACAGGAAGGATAAGATGGAGCCCTTAACACCTGAGCGGATGGCGGGGGTGCGGACAGGTGTCGTGGTCAGCGACTACGCTGAAAAAGGAGTTGCCCAGAAATATCCTGAAGCTGAAATTGTACGTTTTGATGCATACCCAGAGATGCTCAGGGAGTTCCGCACCGGCGGAGTGGATACCATCGCCATGGAGATCCCTGCAGTTATCAACTATATCGAGAAATATAACCTCCATGATGTAGCAGGGATACTAACCCCCTATCTCCACACTGACTATTACCGGGCAGCTGTTAAGAAGGGTGACTCAGAGCTCTTGAACATTGTAAACAACGGGCTTTCACGTATCAGCGAAGGGGAGATGCAAGGCCTTTTGCAGAAATGGATGCACAACAGCCTTTACACAGAAACGAGGATCCCCGACAGCATAAAGGTTGCAGTGGCGGAGGATATTTATCCCTTTGAATACAGGGATGATAAGGGTATGCCTGCGGGTATCCTGGTGGATTACTGGCGGCTGTGGTCATCCAAAACAGGTATAGAGGTAAGCTTTGAGCTTTCCACATGGAGCCGGAGTCTGAATAATGTTCATGAAGGCAAGGCCCATGCCCATGCCGGGCTTGTTTATACCAAAGAGAGGGACAAGTACCTTGACTACGGCATTGTTATGGAGCCCACGAGGGCGGCTGTCTTCTCATCCAACCCTGCTGTGAAGGTCCCCCTGGATCTGGGTGGGTTAACACTGGGCGCCTTGAAGGATGACTTCATCATCCAGTACCTGAAAGCGAACCACAAGGAGATAAGCTTTATAGAATATCCCCGGGTCGAGGATCTGCTTAAGGCAGTTCAGGATAGGCATGTAAGCTTCTTCACCCTGGAGGAGGATGTTGCCGCCCATTACATGAGCAAAGACAGCAGTAAATGGGCTGATATCGCTGCCACGTCAAGGGAGTCAGTCTCTGCGGTCTATCAGCCCGCGGTAAAGGAGGGATACTCATCACTACTCGATGAGGTGAACCGGGGAATGAAGCTGATAACAAACCATGAAAAAAATGCGATCAGAGACAGGTATCCCTCCCTTAAAGACCTAAGCCAGAACACCCTTGAGATTGCCGTCTCCTCCGGGTATCCCCCGTTCTCCTCCGCAGATGTAAATGGGAGACCCAGCGGTATACTGGTCGATTTCTGGAAGCTCTGGAGCAAGAAGACGGGTAACAGGATACGTTTTCGGATGAGCAGCTGGTCCGAGACTGTTGAAGATATCAGAACCGGGAAAGTGGATATCCACTCCGCTCTTTTCACGAGTAGCAGCCGCAGGGAGTTCATCGACTTCTCTCAGCCCGTCCTGAAGGTACAGACGAGGTTCTTCTATAACCCCTTCTACGGTAAACCCGACAGTTCCCAGACCTTTAAGGGTGTTCGTGTGGGAACTGTGAGCGGCTCATTTCAGCATGAGTATCTCAAAAACAACTACCCCGAAGCTACCATCGTTACCTATTCCGATGACCTTTCCATGGTTAAGGGTGCAATTCTGGGCGAAGTAAGCCTTATTCTGGGTGAGGAGCCTGTAATCAGAACCATTCTGATGAAGGAAGGGGTAGCAGGAAGCCTGAAACCCGATGACAGGGTTCTTTTCACAAACCACCACAGAGCGGGGATTGCCAAGGGTAATGCCGAGATGATGGAGGTGGTGAACGAAGGTATAAACCTAATCACCAGAGAGGAATTGGATACTATTATATCCCGCTGGCTCCCCTACCATAGCGAAACACTTTCGAATACACAACTCAGCGAGAGATTTACAGCGAAGGAGCTTGATTTCATCCGGAGAAACCCCGTCATAAGGGTCGGTATGGATCCGGACTGGCCACCCTTTGAATACAGGCTGGATAACGGCACCTTCACGGGGATGAGCACCGGGTTCATGGAGATGGTGACGAGAAAAACAGGCATGATATTCGAGCCTGTGGATGCGGATAACTGGCAGGAAGTAATTGAGATGGGTGAAAACGGCGAGCTCGATGCCTACACATGTGCACTCAAAACCCCTGAGCGAAGCAGATATATGGACTTCACCGAGCCCTACCTGAGCTTCCCCGTTGTTATATTCACAGGAACCAATCACCCCTTTGTGGGTGATCTTGATGATCTGTACGGAAGCAGAATCGGGGTTATCAGAGGCTTTGCCATAACCGAAATGCTGAGAGACGACCACCCCGCATTCAATTATATTGAGTTTGAGAACCTGAAAAGTCTGCTGAATGCCCTTGCCTCTGGACAGGTAGATGCTTATGTGGGCAATCTGGCCTCAGTTAGCTACATGATAAAGCAGAACGGTTTCGCCAACATAAAGGCCGCCGCACCCACTGACTACCGATTTGAGCTACGTTTTGGCGCAAGAAAGGACTGGCCGGAGCTTATAAGCATAGTGCAGAAGTCACTGAACACGATCTCAGAAGCTGAGCAGAACGAGATATTCAACAAATGGATCTCCATTACATACGAAAGAAGGATAAACAGGGAGGAGATACTTCGCATTGCAGTACCCGCCGGAGCGTTTCTTCTATTCATTGTGCTTACAGCATTCTTCTGGAACAGGCAGACGAGAAAGAGGGAGGAGCGTTTCCGTCAGCTCACGTATAACTCTGCAGATATGATCTCCGTTATCAACGCCGAACGTGAGTTTATGTTCGCAAGCTCCGCATTCTTCCGTTTTACAGGTTACTCCCCCAAAGAGCTGAGAGACAAAAAGCTGGACGATTTTCTCCATGAGGATGAGGACAGCCTGATACGTCTCAAGCTTAACAAGATATCCCTTGAAGAGGAGCACAGCCTCGCCTTTACCTACCGCTTCCGCAAGGCCGACGGGAGCTGGATCATCTGCGAAAGCACCGCTGCCAACCACCTCCGCACACCTGCCATCGGCGGTATAATTCTGAACACCAGAGACGTAACCGATCGTGTGCAGACAGAGGAGGAGCTCCGCAGGGCAAAGCTGGAGGCGGAAAAGGCAACAAGGGCGAAGACCGAGTTCCTCGCCTCCATGAGCCATGAGATAAGAACCCCGATGAATGCAATTCAGGGGATGGCAGAGCTTCTCAACAGTACAGAGCTTACTCTGGAGCAGAAAAGATATGTGCAGGTGTTTAACAGCGCCAGTGACAACCTGCTCACCATAGTTAACGATATACTTGATATAACCAAGATCGAGGCGGGGCAGGTGGATATCGTCAATGAAGAGTTTGATATAATTACCCTTGGTGAGAACGTTTGCGACTTCTTCGCCTATAAAGCCCATGACAAAGGACTCGATCTCAGCTGCCGGATAGATCCGGAGCTCAAAACTCACTACACAGGCGATGTTCAGAGGATCAGACAGGTTCTGGTGAACCTCATGGGGAATGCTTACAAGTTTACCCAAAAGGGTGAGATCTTCATTAATATCTTTAAGGACAGGGACAGTGTTGCCTTCGCCGTTGAGGATACAGGTATAGGTATCCCTCCGAATAAGCTCACAGATATATTCGAACGCTTCTCCCAGGTGGACAGCTCCATAAGGAAGCGTTACGGAGGTACGGGGCTTGGATTGAGCATTTCAAAGCACCTTGCAGAGCTTATGGGCGGGACAATCGATGTTAGAAGCAAACAGTTCAGCGGTAGCAGGTTCTGCTTCAGCGTTCCCCTGAAACCCGCCTCTGATGACCTTGTGGCCGATAGGAGCAGGCTGGACCTCTCCGGTCGAAGCATCCTTGTTGTGCATGAAAGCCCCCACGCCGGAGATGCTTTAGTAGAGCTGCTCAGTTCATGGGGAGCATACGCAGAGTACGTCCCGGGTATTGATGGCGCTTTGATGCGGATAGAGGTGCTAAAGCCTGATACCGTCCTATGCGACAGTGCTTCGGTGCATAATTCCGAAGCAGAGGCCATGGATACATTCAGATCTTTTGCTGGCTCATTCCGTCTGGTAGCACTCTGCTCTAGTTTCCAGTGTGTTTCTGATCTTGAGGTGATGGCGGATCTGAGGTTGAACTCCCTGAGTAAGCCTGTTCGAAGAGGAGAGCTTGCCGCTCTATTGAGCGATGCACAATCATCCCCCTACAATGCTGAACAAAGTTATGAACTGGATAGTGATGCAAAGGGCATTACACTCCTTGTGGTGGATGATTCGGAATATAACCGTTTCGTGGTGGAGTCATACATAAAAGATACGGGATGGTCCATGGATATTGCAGAAAACGGCCGTGAAGCTGTTGATATGTTCCGTAACAGGGAATATGATGCGGTATTGATGGATATGCAGATGCCGGTAATGGACGGCTACACAGCCACAGAAGAGATACGCCGTATTGAGCAGAGTGAAGGGAGGAACCCCTCCCGTGTAATCGCTATGACCGCATATGCACTCCGGGAGGATCAGGACAAATGCCTCAGCGCAGGCTGCGATATGTACTTGGCAAAGCCTATACGAAGAAATGAACTTATTTCAGCGGTATCCGGCTCCGGCGGTATTGCTGAGGAAAAGGGAGCGGAAAGGGAAAATATGGACGGAAACGAGATCTATGTTCGTGTACCGGATGACTTCAAGGAGATAGCGCCCAGGTATCTGGATGCTGTGAAAGGTAAAAGCTCAGAGGCTGTTGAGGCTCTGGAAAAAGGGGACTATGACTCCATTCATATCATCGGCCATTCCATGAAGGGGGAAGGCTCTGCCTTCGGCTTTGACAAGATAAGCCAATACGGTGCGGAGATTCAGTTCGCAGCTGATAACTCCGATCACGACGGTGTTAAGAAAGCCACAGATGCACTTATCGACTATCTGGACAGGGTAAGGCTGTTATAG
- a CDS encoding ArsR/SmtB family transcription factor, producing the protein MDTNWYDLYADKLKALGHPVRLKLVIGLMNNECNVTKICKGLNIPQATTSQHLAILKNKGIIKGRRDGTSICYSIEDDGVREMLNKLLEATECELEDCQQA; encoded by the coding sequence ATGGATACTAACTGGTACGATCTTTACGCTGACAAGCTGAAGGCTCTCGGTCATCCTGTTCGTCTTAAACTTGTAATCGGTCTTATGAATAACGAATGTAACGTAACTAAGATATGCAAAGGGCTCAACATCCCCCAGGCGACGACCAGTCAACATCTTGCGATACTCAAAAACAAGGGTATCATCAAGGGTAGAAGGGATGGCACCAGTATCTGCTACAGCATCGAGGACGATGGTGTCCGGGAGATGTTGAATAAGCTTTTGGAGGCTACTGAATGCGAACTGGAAGACTGTCAGCAGGCATAG